From one Anopheles bellator chromosome 1, idAnoBellAS_SP24_06.2, whole genome shotgun sequence genomic stretch:
- the LOC131216459 gene encoding ATPase WRNIP1-like, translated as MQSVTDSPIPSTSSAQSVCPICNKRFPMSLIEEHADQCAMSNENHSEGPKEAQELPVQSSSTQVKTPKRNYSIFEHGPSGSAAKKKRTQPMPDRTVEELESDVISIEIDDEDKASQETKDVNSVQMGSVVPLSAANSNRLKSAQEDSSIPLAERARPEQIEDYVGQEQIIGRNTILRTLFDSGAIPSMIFWGPPGCGKTTLAHIIANHCKNSELQTRFVKLSAAMSGTADVKDAVSKAKNEKKYKRKTILFMDEIHRFNKLQQDIFLPHVEAGTITLIGATTENPSFTLNSALLSRCRVIVLEKHSVESMMRILERALPQYDAVMIADNNNTDDIPDFSKLSFVPRIIIKEETVRWLAETCDGDARIGLNSLQLALRAKAPLENESPSVISLEDIREGIKKSHLLYDRKGDQHYDLISALHKSIRASDDNAALYWVTRLIASGEDPRYICRRMIRMASEDIGMADTNALQVATTTLAAVQAVGMPEADCILAHCAVYLARTSKSREVYEAFKTCRTSIENWKGPMPGVPLHLRNAPTKLMKDLQYGVGYNYLQKDESGLTYMPEGLEDEKYFSD; from the exons ATGCAGAGTGTGACGGATTCGCCGATtccgtcgacgtcgtcggcgCAATCAGTATGTCCGATTTGCAACAAACGATTCCCAATGAGCCTCATAGAGGAACATGCTGACCAATGTGCCATGAGCAACGAAAACCATTCCGAAGGTCCAAAAGAAGCACAGGAGCTCCCGGTTCAATCCAGCTCCACGCAAGTCAAAACACCAAAGCGCAACTACAGCATCTTCGAACACGGTCCATCGGGGTCGGCCGCGAAAAAAAAGCGTACACAACCGATGCCAGATCGAAcggtggaagagctggaatcGGATGTGATTAGCATCGAAATAGACGATGAAGACAAAGCAAGCCAAGAAACTAAAGATGTCAACTCGGTCCAGATGGGATCGGTCGTACCGCTGTCTGCTGCAAATTCCAATCGGCTAAAGTCAGCGCAAGAAGATTCCAGTATTCCGCTAGCTGAACGCGCACGACCAGAACAAATCGAAGATTACGTCGGACAGGAGCAAATCATCGGGCGGAACACAATCTTGCGCACGCTGTTCGACAGTGGCGCCATACCCAGTATGATTTTCTGGGGGCCGCCAGGATGCGGCAAGACAACGTTGGCGCACATCATCGCAAACCACTGCAAAAACAGCGAGCTACAAACGCGATTCGTGAAGCTGTCGGCCGCGATGTCGGGCACTGCAGATGTGAAGGATGCGGTGAGCAAGGCCAAAAACGAGAAGAAATACAAACGCAAGACGATTTTGTTTATGGACGAGATCCATCGCTTCAACAAATTGCAGCAGGATATTTTCCTACCGCACGTCGAGGCTGGCACGATAACGCTTATCGGAGCGACGACGGAAAATCCGTCGTTCACTCTAAACTCGGCCCTGCTCAGTCGCTGTCGGGTGATCGTTTTAGAAAAACATTCGGTCGAAAGCATGATGCGCATTTTGGAGCGTGCCTTACCACAGTACGATGCGGTAATGATagcggacaacaacaacaccgacgATATTCCGGATTTCAGCAAGCTGTCCTTCGTGCCACG catcatcatcaaggaAGAAACCGTCCGGTGGTTGGCCGAAACGTGCGACGGTGATGCTCGGATTGGTCTGAACAGCCTACAGTTGGCACTGCGTGCGAAAGCGCCGTTAGAAAATGAATCCCCAAGCGTGATCTCGCTGGAGGACATCCGGGAGGGCATCAAAAAGTCGCACCTTCTGTACGATCGTAAAGGCGATCAACACTATGACCTAATTTCGGCGCTTCACAAGTCGATCCGCGCGTCAGATGATAATGCCGCACTGTACTGGGTGACGCGGCTAATTGCATCCGGGGAGGATCCGCGCTACATCTGCCGGCGAATGATCCGCATGGCCAGTGAAGACATCGGAATGGCCGACACGAACGCATTGCAAGTGGCAACGACGACGCTGGCCGCCGTTCAAGCCGTCGGCATGCCGGAAGCGGATTGTATCCTCGCGCACTGTGCCGTATACTTGGCGCGCACCAGCAAAAGCCGCGAAGTGTACGAGGCGTTTAAAACGTGCCGCACTTCGATCGAAAACTGGAAAGGGCCGATGCCCGGAGTTCCGCTGCATCTGCGCAATGCACCGACGAAGCTCATGAAAGATTTGCAATACGGTGTGGGATACAATTATCTTCAGAAGGATGAGTCTGGCCTCACCTACATGCCCGAGGGACTCGAAGATGAGAAGTACTTTTCGGATTAG
- the LOC131205219 gene encoding uncharacterized protein LOC131205219, giving the protein MDAYPITSEDPVVRRKFAESIFEILRPLTASEMPRSRATSDDESSQCSALSDPFSDLDETYVMLDQRKKKPGTDEGDEMLLMNQFTPEFRSTYDELMGSNRPRSRPEVSVENSLDKCATPRASEAESRGSFMDIRSGDFSPNFRSFIDEMLAKCDLQHHLDEKKRKEQQQHKKDRRVRTIVSEESFCGLETDSLSGIWRMLDAVSEDECELLPVSGPNYDLYYDRRFDWMTRDEIPWEQVEASKKKCEQWLKIPVISSTDSLKPK; this is encoded by the exons ATGGACGCTTATCCGATCACGAGCGAAGATCCGGTAGTGCGTCGAAAGTTTGCCGAAAGCATATTCGAAATATTGCGTCCCCTGACGGCGTCCGAGATGCCACGGAGCCGTGCCACCTCCGACGACGAATCCTCCCAGTGTAGTGCCCTGTCCGATCCATTTTCGGACCTGGACGAAACGTACGTAATGTTGGATCAACGGAAAAAG AAACCTGGTACCGATGAAGGCGACGAAATGTTGCTGATGAACCAGTTTACACCCGAGTTCCGGTCCACGTACGACGAGCTGATGGGCTCGAACCGCCCGCGGAGCAGGCCGGAAGTAAGTGTGGAAAACAGTTTGGACAagtgcgccacgccacgggctTCCGAGGCGGAGTCGAGGGGTTCGTTTATGGACATTCGATCCGGAGACTTTAGTCCCAACTTTCGCTCGTTTATCGACGAAATGCTGGCCAAGTGTGACCTGCAGCATCATCTGGACGAGAAGAAGCgcaaggagcagcagcagcacaaaaaGGATCGCCGCGTGCGGACGATCGTGTCGGAGGAATCGTTCTGCGGGCTGGAGACGGACTCGCTGTCGGGCATTTGGCGCATGCTGGACGCCGTTTCGGAGGATGAGTGCGAGCTGCTTCCGGTATCGGGGCCCAACTACGATCTGTACTATGACCGGCGGTTCGATTGGATGACCCGGGACGAGATTCCTTGGGAGCAAGTGGAGGCATCCAAGAAAAAGTGCGAACAGTGGTTGAAAATACCGGTCATTTCATCCACCGACAGCCTCAAGCCGAAGTAG